From Mytilus edulis chromosome 8, xbMytEdul2.2, whole genome shotgun sequence, one genomic window encodes:
- the LOC139484236 gene encoding selection and upkeep of intraepithelial T-cells protein 5-like, translating to METIDMIKETIDMIKETIDMIMESINMIKETIDLIKEIIVMIKETIDMIKETLDMIKELIVMIKKPIDMTIETIDMIKETVDMIKDTIDMINETIDMIKVTVDMPKETIDMIKEKIDINKETIDMIKETVDMPKETTRLRR from the coding sequence ATGGAGACAATTGATATGATTAAGGAGACAATTGATATGATTAAGGAGACAATTGATATGATTATGGAGTCAATAAATATGATTAAGGAGACAATTGATTTGATAAAGGAGATAATTGTTATGATTAAGGAGACAATTGATATGATTAAGGAGACACTTGATATGATTAAGGAGTTAATTGTTATGATTAAGAAGCCAATTGATATGACTATAGAGACAATTGATATGATTAAGGAGACAGTTGATATGATTAAAGATACAATTGATATGATTAACGAGACAATTGATATGATTAAGGTGACAGTTGATATGCCTAAGGAGACAATTGATATGATTAAGGagaaaattgatataaataaggAGACAATTGATATGATAAAGGAGACAGTTGATATGCCTAAGGAGACAACACGATTAAGGAGATAA